From the Choristoneura fumiferana chromosome 15, NRCan_CFum_1, whole genome shotgun sequence genome, the window gagtacggtcactgtaaattCATGGTAATGGTACTGCATCCACCCTAAACCTGCAGgcgtaccatgatcttttcacaaacgatccaaacgcagagcagttcaatttaggcacctaaactgaatcgtcgaaattagtaccacgacgtttatttctcagagctgagtctcaatggtttacaggtgaatgaaagaccgatattgtctctggtccgaaactgaaacgctaagtcgcgaaagggatgccgctatatgcaaaccaaattttgtatactaaaacctctttattttgcaaaaccataactctatgtcatttcgtgttcttagcaaccgttgtgttgattacaaataaaatgtttacgctgtcactaatcgacGAGTCTcctttctcactgaaaaatcaatgaggagttaagaagcacaatgtcgtgagtacctacgaAGTCCGAGACAAAGTCCAAGAGCCCGCATCCAAGCACGACAACGTGCAGGCTCGCCGCCCCAGAGACccaggcgccggcgccgcgagCCCCCCATGTCGCAAGAGACGGCTCGCCGGGCCTTAACTGAAATAGCTCGGGAGAAAAATGAGACCTTGCGCGCAGGACTGCAAGAAATTAGGAAGGaatatgtaaggaagaacatatgtgattttcccactaacgtcgataacccaaaggctactagaaacacagggaagcttaaagttccatcttacagactggctaaatatacctcgttgagtttcttgccggatttttctcagcagaggtttttccgaaccggtggtagattttttttgacattcataagtgcttgttatagcctaaatttaataaagatattttgactttgactttgaatttttgtaaattaattatttgtgaaataaaaatgaaaacaaaccaaACGTGTTCATTTTCTCCTTTACCTACACCTGTTATATAATATGGTTATTCATAAAGAAGATTTCCGCAATTACGTAGTTTTTGCCTAATAatgaataagtaagtaagtaagtaatcatttattgcatataaaGTAGGGTTTACAGGAGGGCTGATACATGGAAAGAACATACAAACATTcttgcaaaagaaaaaacaacagtgaaaaacaataacaatggtAGCAAGTTCATGAACGTACATTAACAGCTCTTCATACACAATACTTTTCACTGGCTCCTACACTAGGCGAGGCCTGTCCCGTAGGTAGGCAATTCCGAGAGAGTGAATACATAGTGACAACAtctcaaacgttccgctagaggcgccgttcgtgtttccatacaaattgagattctaacgcgaatgcgatcgagacgtattttgtaactgaaaacttacactaagggtactggctaGGGGCTTgactctaataataaataactcataCACTCTCGTGtatatgaaatgtttttggtgggattctcATTACTATTTATAGTCTGCGGGGTCTTAAACATAATAAGTGttaacaaaaaatcgttttaggtttaggtatttatttatatcatcgtGAGAAATGCAACACAAGGATTTTCTCCCTTCCCATAATCGGCGAACAAGGCGATTCCTTATGGCTGTACCGAGTCGCAGTTGTGGGTTGCTTCTTTCCGTCTCATCAATGACAACTGCGTCCTCGAGCAGCGGCTCGGTAGCCGCCTGCTGCAGACGGCGATTATGGTATTGAGGCAAGGGTCCCAAATCTAAAATGGGCAGATTTGCTGTATTGCAAATATTGTGCAATATAGCACAAGCATTTATAATAGAGCCAGCAACTTCTGGGCTGTAATTCAACACTCGATGGCCACTAATGCACCGAAAACATACTAAAGTTGTTATTTGCACCGTAAAACACTgaattcgttttatttcattagttgaagttgaagcgatccaaaagaattgacagaatgagtaacttatactgaatcgctaaatttgacactgaagcgattcaattcccactcaagttaagcgtcatggtacgaaaaccgcttgaagtgagtgaatgaaaatgtctgtatcgctgtcgctgaaccgtgcttgaactgaatcgcaaaagtaacgtcgtggtacgaaatagcgatgcagttcagtttagagcctaaactgaatcgcattaagagagcgtggtagggccCCTGCTTTGTACATCTCGTTGGTAAAATGTTAAATGATAAACCGTGAGACTCATATTGAATGATAATgtatcggataactcacgtctgcaATCGAGTTTCgagcagtgcgcgtgttgcagctgCCGCCGAGTTGCGTTGCTCCCAGacgaagggttacggattagcccgaaacatgtcgagcttatCTCGATTTCAGCCGTGAGTTATCACTTATCTGATACTTTGCCCGAACTAGCCTCCTGAGGCCCGacgtaaaatttctgtttttaCAATTTGAACCGAACACCAATCaagcaaagtaataaaaaaaaatgtcctcaAATGAGGACCCGGGGTTCCAGGAGGCTAGGAGATCCTGTGTTTCGGGTGTAGCTGTGGTGGACGTCCTCGGTCTCCATTCGATAACTTTtgggccccaacggccatcggttctccgtgctatatgaaTATGGCctgccattgccacttcaacgagctaattcgcttggcaaTGTCgatgacccttgttcttctacgaaTCTCCTCTTTCCAGATTCATAAGTATATATCATACTGGTTCGATTTCTTTTAGACTCGTACGGAACCCCCAGTGTGCgagaccgactcgcacttagccagtTTTTTAGGTTACCTGGCCGTAAAACTTACACCTTCGATGATATCATGCCtgcgcagggctactacgaaattcgaaaattgaatttcgtatcgtatcgtcccgcCGTTGCTTATAGtattatacgagagtgagagtgacggtacgatacaaacatcgattttcgaatttcgtagtagcgttTCTGGTTTTTAAGTTATTCAGCGTCGAAACTAATGTTTTGGTTTCTAATTATCGATTGGTACAGAATATTAATATGTCAATGCTAAAAAAAGGTCAAACAGAACATCTGTAGGTAAATGAAAACATGTTAGGATTCAAATAAAGTTTGATCTAACaggaaaactggccaagtgctaGGCGAATTCGAGATCTGAGGATCCCTTGCAAGTCTtgcaactaacctaaccaaaaacaaaaagttggaaaacccgactttgtcacttcaaagttcagtatctcaaaaacggcttcaccgattttgatgaaacatgtctaagtaccattgctagaaaacctgatttcaaataaaaaaaaccgcatctaaataggttcacccgtttaagagctacggtgccacagacagacacacgcatACACAGagagacacagacacacatagcggtcaaacttataacacccctctttttgcgtcaggggttaaaaataaaacctaacaaaaaataagtttgcatttttttttcaatctatcTAAAGCAAAGTATAGGTACTacttaacgtttttttttaagtaaacttGTTGGTACATGTAGATATACATAGATAATATTTCAATGGCTCAACTATAGAAAGCTAAAAGCAATaagattgtattgtattattgtataactctgaaattaacagttaactgttaacaagagaaagagatgtacaaagactaacttatccctttaagggatctctacctttgaacgattgatgttaatgttgaaaacaaaaagttggtattaaattattttctaagtgTACGGTCACTGCAATTAAAAGTGTGGAGGTTAAATCAGTTAATTACTGAGGCCTCTACAGCCTTGTCCTGCTCTCGTCTCCCGAATCGCACTGTAATTACaagtttaaaggtattagatacaaTATTACCATTAGGTCAAACCTAGGGTTACCATATCCCAGGATTTGTCCTGAGATCTCGGGATTTTGAGACTTCTCAGGATTCCGGCCGGATTTTGGGAATCCCGGGAAATCTCAggattttcagaattttcaataaaatagaggactttttaaatcttttcattaaaatgtcacaaaatcaaaaatcaactTTGGCCATTTGTTGTGACCCGCGTCAACTGACCATGACCCCCCGAGGCCCAAGatcacaataataatataaataattgattttCTTGATTGTAAACtacgtttaagaaaaaaatcggAAATCGCGACCTATTCTCACGATTTTCTGACGGAAATCAGGCTTTTTCTCCGGACTTTTGAACTGTTCATGTGGTAACCCTAGTCAAACCATAATGTAGGTGGTTCGGAACACAGGTACCTACGTGTTCTTTTGACGAAGCGATTAGATCATTTGCCTCAGTACCTACCCAGTTTATGATTCATCAGCGAATGTAACCTATTCcataacatacctacatataactATAGCTGATAAAAAGTTGCTGCCTTTGCGATAGTAACAAAGCTTTTGAGGAGGGCAACTATAGCTAAGTTTATACATACCACGACACTTTATATACCCGAAGTATCACAAatcacaattaaaaacaaaaataaaacggtCCCAAATCCTTTCTTGCCAATGGCGCTGATCTTCCAATGGGACCatcatacattgaaaatacattaaaacaaattgaaatCGACAAAATGTTGTATGTTTTGTTTTAGATTTAGCCTGACAGATTTATCTTtagtattttagtatttttgaaattaaaatgaaaatgaaaaatatttattttcataagttGTTGTGCTATACAATATCAAGGTTGGGACTtcctagtaagtatattaataccTGTATTACGTGGTATTACTAAGTAGGAATTCTAGGAAGTTATTCCACTTTCAATAGCTATTACAGAAAGACGAGCAATTAATACCAAGTAATTAGTATTATCAatcatatacttacttagtCCTATCTAAAACTAACCGCTCAGCGACAATGTGATTTACAAGGGCAAAGAACGTCCAGACCGAAAATCAAACAAGTCTATCCAATCCATGACATAACGTTCCGAATTGCTCAGTTATCAACAGCCGATAACGTCAAGGTCTATAAATAACTCCGGCCTGTTGCATTGAGAAACACTTGTACTGGGgcagtattattatattattgaacATCCCCTTTCTTCACCTGTGCCCCAAGACGCACAAAAAGCGTCCTTGGTTCCATTGTTAAGTTTGCGCGCCAAGTGACTGACTGCCAAAATCGGCGCATGAGGCGAAGCGCGGGAAAGTAAGCGTCAGTCTCATACGGGAAGTAAGCGCGCGCGCACGCCGCCAGCCAACCACGCCGCGCATACAATTTGTAGGTTAGAATTGGCGCGGTTTCATCGCCAGGTGTTATACCCACCCCGCTCTAACCCACGCGTTTCGACATCCTCCCTTTCATCGACGTGAACAGCTGTTTTCTCTCGGGAGATTATTAGTCAGATGTTCGCAAACCAGTCTTGATCACCTGACGTATTCGTATTGCCATGGCCGCGGGAGGACGTACCCCGAAGCAGAGGAGATTTGAAGTGTCTACCGGGATGGCAGCTTTGAGGAACGCGAATACACCGAGGAGGCGGCGCGGGAGTTGCAAGTGTTTGTTCGGTGCGCCGGACCGGGATGAAACAAGGCGTATGATGGCGGAGCAGTATGCGAGGGAACGGAAGCGCTTCATCAGGAGATTCAACTTCGATATTGAGACGGAATGCGTTTATAAGGCGTCTAAGATGGAATCGCCGGTGAAGTTTATGGAAGAGGATAGTCCTAAGTCGAGTCCTAGATCAGCGATGGAAGCTTTAGGGAATGTTGGGAACACGGAGCTTCGGGTTTTGGGGAGTCCAAGACGCGCGGGCAGTGCGGGCGGTTCACCACGAACACCGCGAACTCCTCGCACGCCGCGCACGCCTCACGCTGCGCGTACGCCGCGTACACCCCGCACGCCTGCTTCGAGAAGACAGCTGCAAATGACAGGTAAGATACCAATTCACTTCATTCCGAAAGCCTAATTTTTTTACGGGACCACTGATGACGAGTATCTATGACAAAGGTTGTGTGTAACTGCGAGGTGTTGCATCCGAGGAGATCCATAACTCAACGAAAATGTTCACTCCAATCCACTGATAGATAGGTACTGCATTTACTGCAAGTAGATAAACTTAACACATCAGTAGATCACATCGTTAATTCCTGCAAATTTGAAGTGTTCAGTTACTGGGTCTATGTAAGTAGACATTATATATTACCTAACTATGTCTTAAGATACAATTTTAACAGATAATACTGCTTAAGAGAGGTATAGGCATGATTGACACTTATGcaaaagttaatttttaaatgtttaacagTGCTAATATGACTTCGTTTGCACTACAATAGTATCTAGATTCTAGAAAGCATATTGATATGTTTATAATACAAATTCCAAGTCTGATTCTTCTATAGCAACAGTATTTGTTCCCAAACATCTCAGCACAGCTAGGTCTTCAATCATAGTTCCAATTCCCACATCCTCAATTAGATTTAAAGTAGATTTAACAGGAAATGACGTCTGAAAATTTAAAGTCTCGAGTTCATTTACCAAAGTAGATTTGCGGACGACTgaagtattttaaatttcgcTCGTTCCTAAAATAAACGGAACTCGTTCTCCATACAACAAAGTAAGAGTTAATTTGGACAAAATATATCGATGTTTTATTGCCGATATCGCTATTAAACTTAGGttaacaaatattttctttatggTAGTTGTTTTGGGTAATAAATTTCAGTAAcacattgttttattgtttgttttaataagTATAATCGCTAATATTTCATCTAAACTCAGCTCATTTGTGAACCTTATCATAATATAACAAAGTGCATCAATGGCCAGTTAACCAAGTTGACTATgtacaatataattttttttcaggaaTCAACTTTTGTTCTAATTTAAGATCTGCAAGAAAAGTCGAGCAagtagcattacattgctgcgctCGATTGATCACCTCAAAGTCATTCcttttacggcctcgcaacgtaatgcaacttgcacgatattTCTTGTAGGTGTAAACTTTGCTTATGTCATTTCATCAACCTACCTTTAACCTACCAAATTTTACAATCGACAACTAGATAAAGATCAAAACTCTTTTGCATTGCAACATTTTTAACAGACACAGAGCAAATTTAAAGCTTGCTACGAGATCAGATGATTCATTGATCTATCAATTTACgattaaatcttaaaaaaaatagagattcCGTTGATATAAGTTCAAAAGATTTACTCCAACAAGGAATGTAAAAATCACTTATATATTCCATAGATTTTTTGAAATCATGACCTTTATTTGGGAGGTCTGCTTTCTCTTTTAATTAAGCTTGAAATAATTAACACAGTTCCGGCCGCTGTTCACAGTTCAAGCGAGATTCTAATTATCCCATGGGAACGTTACATTCTTCCGAAATTAAATGTAATGCTTACCGATACACTCGGAACTTCAACTTTATAGCAGTCCATTTATAGTAAAACGTTTAGAGTGTTGCTCAAGTTCAAATTATTCTTTTgatccaaaaaaaaacagatgatttgaatttgaattgtgGCTGAGAAATAATTCCATACAATGATCGGTGTTCACTCACATTGTACGTCAAGCGCGGGACCAcattttgaataataaaacCGAAGGAAAACCATAGACACATGAGTATTCAGTAGGTAAAACTAATCCAACTAGCCCGCGATACGTCGACGAAGAATTTGTCCATCGCCACCCTGTGAGAACTATGTAATTTACCAGTGTAAAAGTATGCAGGATATAAAGCATCTATGTAGCAAACTTCATCCAAACTCTTTGATTCATCCAAATCTTTCttgtttgtaatattaataggatgAGGATaggatataattaattttaaaactccGCCGGTGGACCTGCGCCGGTGTTTGACGTATTGCTCAAATATGTAAGGAATTCTGAATATAATCCCAACGCGATTCTGAACGGCAGTTTCGATGAATAATCAAGGCACGTCTCAATCCTGCGCGTGAGAATCTCAAGACAAAGGTTCTAAGCCCTGCACAAAGTTTCTTCACCGGGCTCCCATTTTCCTTCTGTTTTTAAAGAAAGCAAATAATCGACTCAAAAAGTTCACTTGGTCTTTCTATTTGAACAAGTGCCTTTCTCTTTAAAGTGGGCCACGGTAGGGATGTCTAACAGTTTCtcagttgttgttttttgtttatatatttatgtttattaagttttaaaaggtgttaaattttatagtttttaatatccAACACAATGTCAATTGTTATgggaataaattgaattgaattgtccattaaaaataactttcatGAGCatcagattttatttttttgatcgcTGCTCCGATATTTTCTTAAGCATAAGCTTTTTTTCTTAACGGGACCCTCTGTCTACTAGTTCCACGGCTGTTGTGGTGTGTTctttatttaagaataatttaaaaatatcaatatttagCTAACAAGAACCTTCTTGGTCAATCCCTCCTCGAGATTTAAACAACGATCACTTTTCTTCCCAATACAGCAAGACCAACCCAGTGACATCCCTAACAGCTGTATCGAATGTACACACCCTGATTAAACAAGATGGTAGTATTGCCTCTGaattacacacacatacatgttTATCTGAACACAGCCAAGAGAGGTTCGAGATAAAGCCAGGATGCATCGTGTCTGGCGCATCGttcaacataatttaatttgtgttCAGCCCTATCATTATTCATAAAGATTTAGGAGCGcagaaattgttttaattttatattatctgCGTGTAAGAATGTTGCGTGGAAGATGTGTTAAGTACCAAGAACGCTAATACAGTCCGAAAGCGAAGTCCTACTCAAAGTTTTATGCCTTTTGTCATAGCGTGACTAGCAAGTTTTGTCTCGGCACAAGCGATGTAAAACAAACTTTGTTTTGGCAACCCCGAAAATCCAGCGTTCACGAGCAGCTTTGCAATTCAAATCGAATGGTGACAAAAGTAAATCAGGGTGTTCACATTCGCAAGAATACGCGAATCGCAAAGGTTCTCTTTCTTTTCAAAATATCTATCGAAGTTTGACGTGCGCACGAACCTCGAACCGTTGACAAAATATCGAGGGGTTCATCTGCACGGTTCATCTGCACTGAGTCCCTGATGTCCGCATACAAAATTTCAGTGTATTTGTGCCCACGGTTACATACTTctaacagatattttttaatgcgTAATATGTGTTGCCAatcctaatttaatttaattgccaCCACTCTCTTGTCACTCTATAATTGAAATTCAGCCATTTTATTAAATGACCAGCCATATTGAGATCTGACCACGACGTGTATATTATTTGCCGAGTAGAGCTttaaacagcagggctactacgaaattcaaaaatcgaatatcgtatcgtaccgaccgtccctctcactctcgtattaaataatataagcgtcggcagGAGTACGATATATATgaactttcgtagtagccctacagactTGTTCAATCCGCCTAGACCCGTGTTAAAACTAAAGCCCTAGCTCCATTGTGGGATTTAGTGTTCAGCGATGAAATGTAATATTGTCTGGAGAACTATAACCACTCGTGCAATAATGAATCCTTTACGAATGAAACTTTAGTACCTATTCTGTTTCATCTTTTGCtaagcttttatttgatttgcAATTTTCGTATACATGCAGTTGAgttacttgtttttaaattgcaaTCGAATTTCACTCGCTTCTTATGGttaaattgacttgaaatttgtaacGAATTACTAtctgaataaaattataaatacacccctgatattgtcatttcaaagtttaatatctcaaaacggctgaaccgattctatTGAGACTTAGCTAAAAACCATTTTGATTAAACTAGTTTTCGATTAAAAACTACCGCGTTaaaatcgatccatccgtttgggagctatgtatgtatgtaaactctttattgcacataaaaataaaaatacaaatacacagagaggagaacaaaggcgagcttatccctaaaagggatctcttccagctaacctagttaggaaaaaacatttggttatatagaggataagcagacagtgaaaattacgtgcggtaaaacagaaatactcaaaagagataaaataaatacaacattatttacattaaaactaacataaaacaaaagaaatataacaaacaattacaaaagcgaaacagTCTCATCTCAGTGGCAGCTAtgatgccacatacagacatacaAAGTCGTCGAACTTTTAGCTTCCCTCTTTTACTCTTTGAGCGTCGAGTAGAATTTGGATCTGTTTATATCCTCTTAACaatatagaaatataaatattttattcgctcTTAGcaaagtacagaaaacacaataaactacattgaaaaaaaaaacaatttaaacaccgcccctctcactctcgatATGAAATCTACAACAGTCTCATATCTCAATAGTTAattcttacttaatttttgaactGCACTTAGTAACATTAAgcctttctttctttattttacaaGATTATTGTGTTTATTACTGTCACGAAAGCTAAATAAGCTAGGTCTCCGACAGGGACATAATCACAACTACAATTTCATGTTGAACCCAATACGACCCCAAAATGTGTTGTCTTTGCGgggctaacctaacctaacctaacctgatcaaatttaaaaaaaaatactttctgcctaGTTTTTAGCGTCGTActtttcttggcaatgacggtctttccgtaagcgctggtagtataaaaaagtgataattatgtaaaagagccctcggcctacttacagaatacACGTTTTGCTTTTGATTTTTGttcatttgataaaaaaaagcaaagtgCAGCAAAGCTCTGCTTCTAAGCATACTGTACtgtcaaaccatttgattcctgagcCACAGTAGAACGTTCTCATAGTAAATGTTACAATAAATTCCCTTGACAAGCAATGCAATGCCACTATGACTTATTCTACgtaaaggttccacagtgggatACAATTCAGTTGGTTTGATAACACGCAATGTGGTGTCGTTTTATATACCTGCCTTAGTATTGGATTCTATTACTTGCCGTAGCAATAGAAATACGctgtatgtatacatacatttcagccctctatctttgacaactttttaaatacatacatccCTGCGACGGACAGAGTAGCGTCAGTGTTCCGTTTGTCATCCTTCGGGTGTGTAACCCTATAAAAACAGACAAAGATTCGGACGCTTCTCAGCCGCATCAGGTTGAACACGAAAGCCTTAATCATTTTACTGGCTGCAGGCAACAAACCCTATAATTTAGTTTGCAGCTCAGATGACGTCACAACACCATCTGGCTGCAATTttagcgtttttagggttccgtacctaaagggtaaaaacggaaccctattactaagactccactgtccgtctgtttgtctgtcgcCAGGCACCGCTATAAACTAACTAGACAGTTGACATTTTCacagtataacaaaaaatactaaaaacagaataaaataaatatttaagtagggctcccatacaacaaacatgtttttttgccgtttttagcttatgtctaatgttgtaaagATGGTACGGCATCCTtcgtgcgcgagcccgactcgcactttgcctCAACCTCAACCTCGGTACCTCAGACAATACTTAGATAGTTTGATACCTGTTTTAGTGCAACAGCTCGTCGGAAACTGGTTTTAGACTTTAATTTAGGTTGCCTGCTCGCTACTACAGCGACACAGTCAATGGCTTGTGTATCTTTATATGAATTCAGAAGAATGTGGAAGGCATAAAGTACTTATGACAGGAGATGGTAACGAGCGCTGTCCCGTCGGTTAAAACGAGCcgagtgcgaatcggactctgATATTATATTCCGTACAAATAAgcctaataattattatattttatactagccGTTATTCGCgactcgtttatcgctatcccgcgggttctaagcaatacaatacaatacaaatattatatattgcacaccataaagcagtacaaaaaaacttataacataAACACTTACATTAAGggacaattttccgggataaaaaccatcCTACGTCCTTTtccggggctcaaactatctgtataccgaatttcatccaaatcggttcagtggtttagacgtgaagaggtcacaaacaaacagacttagaaaCCTTCGCTTTTATAACATTAATgggattttaaaatttaaattttgtcatAAGTCAGCGGTCTTATGTCTATTGGAATTTTgttatatgtaataaatatattttttcctgaCATAATGAAAAACATTCTGCTGACGTTCCtcaaattcaattatttttggcCAAGCCTCtaacacttatttatttgtaaaacttgTAAAGCTCTCACGGGTATCCTGCCAAGGGGCAATACCCCCGGCCCGCCAAGTGACATCCGCTTAGTGGGCGGAAACACGAAATTTCATGCCTTTTTTTATTCCCGTCACATAGCACCATTAACTTTTGCAATCTTCCCACGCTAAGAATCCAGATTTTATCTGAGGCCAAGA encodes:
- the LOC141435730 gene encoding uncharacterized protein, translated to MAAGGRTPKQRRFEVSTGMAALRNANTPRRRRGSCKCLFGAPDRDETRRMMAEQYARERKRFIRRFNFDIETECVYKASKMESPVKFMEEDSPKSSPRSAMEALGNVGNTELRVLGSPRRAGSAGGSPRTPRTPRTPRTPHAARTPRTPRTPASRRQLQMTDYWTLRKHTDSTSSDKEN